Genomic window (Allostreptomyces psammosilenae):
GCTTGACCACCGTGTCGATGTAGCCGTAGGACTCCGGCATCAGCCGCGGTGGTGCCAGCGGGTAGAAGTAGTAGCCGATCAGCGCGAGGCCGGTGGTCGCGAAGAGCGCGCTGCGCAGCGGCCGGTAGCGGTGCGGGCGGCGCAGGTACAGCCAGACCAGCACCCCGATGGTCACCCCGAAGTGCAGGGTGGCGTAGTAGTAGTTCATCCCGACGATCAGCCACTCGACCGAGTCCGCGGCCTGGTTGATCCGCCGCTCGACGGCGATGCCGAGCGACTCCTGCAGGGAGAGCACCGCCCGGGCGTGCGCCTGAGCCGTCCGCTCCTGCTCCGGGACGAAGTTCCGGACCAGTGAGTACACCCAGTAGGAAACGGCGACCAGCACCACCTCCCACCACAGCCGGGGCCGTCTGGCTCCGGCCCGCCCCGGCCCGGCGGGAGCGCGCCCCGACGGTCGTGCGCCGCCGCTCGCCCGGCGGGTGGAGGAATCCGTGTCCCTCGCCGGCCCTTGGCCTGCTGGGTGGGTGGTGGAAGCGGCCATGGTCGAGATCCTGCCAGAGCCTGATAAGCGTCTGATCATCCCCCGGTTGGGTTCTGTTCACCCTGCGGTCCCTCCCGGGGATGATCCCGGGTACGCCGGCGCGGAAAGCGCCCCGGACGGGGCCCGACCCCTCCGAGGGGCGCCGGGCGCCGTCCGGGGCGCTGACGTCCGTACCCTTGCGGGCCGTCAGCCGCCGGTCACCGGCGGGGCCGAGGGCCCTCACAGCTCGTGCCTCAGAGCTCCTGCCTCACAGCTCGTGCCTCACAGCTCGCCGCGCCAGGCTCCGGTCTCGTGGCCACGTGCCTCGATGAACTCCTTGAAGCGCTTCAGGTCGCCCTTGACCCGGTGCTTCGTCACGCCGAGCAGGTCACCCGCCTTCTCCACGACGCCCTCCGGCTCGTGCTCCAGCTGGAGCATCACCCGGGTGTGGTCGGCGTCGAGCCGGTGGAAGGTGACCACGCCGGCCTGCTTGGGGCCGCTCCGGGAGGTCCACGCCACGCGCTCGTCGGGGATCTGCTCGGTGATCTCGGCGTCGAACTCCCGCTCCACGCCGCCCACCTTGGTCACCCAGTGGGTGTTGCGGTCACCGCGCTGCTCGATCCGCTCCACGCCCTCCATGAACCGGGGGAACTCCTCGAACTGCGTCCACTGGTCGTACGCCGTGCGCACCGGAACGTCGACCGTGACCGACTCCTCGATCGTCGCCATCCGTCATTCACCTTCGCTCGGGTTCGGCTTCGTCGTCTTGACGCTTCTCGCGCGATGACTCGCCTACCCGGGCACCCGGCACCCATGCGATTCGCCGGGACTGTTCCAGAGCGCGGCTTTTCTCCGCCTGGGCCGTGCGGTGGCTCAGTGGGCCATCGGGCACCCGGGGGCCGGCCGGGCCCCGTTCGCCGCCACGCCGTGAGCGAAGGCGCCGCCGGCCGCCATCGGGGCGCCGGGGAAGCCACCGGGCGACTCCGGCCGGGCCAGCGGCGGCAGCGGCCACTCCCCGGCGCCGCGCATCCGGGCCTCCGGGTCCAGGAAGAACGCCGGCCGCAGGTCGGCCTGGTCGTAGTAGCGGTGGTAGACGGGGGTGAGCCCACCGGAGACCGGGGGAACGATCCAGCTCCAGTCGGCGGGGCAGACCCGGCCCGCCGCCTCCTCCTTGCGCAGGTGCTGGAGGAACCGCTGTGACTCGGTGTGGTGGTCGGTGATCGCCACGCCCTGCTCGTCGAAGGAGTGCAGCACCGCCCGGTTCAGCTCGATCAGGGCGCGGTCCCGCCACAGCGTGCGCTCCGCCGACATGTCCAGGCCCATCATCCGGCCCAGCAGCGGCAGCACGTTGTAGCGGTGCGGGTCCACCAGGTTGCGCGCGCCGATCTCGGTCTCCATGTACCAGCCGTTGAACGGCGCGGCGCTGTAGGAGACGCCGCCGATCTCCAGCCGCATGTTGGAGATCGCCGGCACCGCGTGCCAGCGCAGGCCCAGATCGGCGAACCAGGGGAACTCCGGGTGGGACAGCCGCACCTCGGCGACCGCGTCGCGCGGCACCGGGTGCAGGCTCACCCCCTGCCGCGTCTCGATCAGCAGCGGCAGCACGTCGAACGGCGTCCCCGCGCCGCGCCACCCCAGGGCGCCGACCAGCGAGGTGAAGCGGGTGTACTGGCCGTCCCCGATCCGGTGCCCGTCCGGGGTGAGGTACCCGGCGTACCGGATCAGCTGATCGTTCCAGATGCGCACCAGCGGCCCGTCCGGGGCGTCCGCCGGGAAGATCGTGATCGTCGGGCGGATCCGGCCGCCCCGCCAGGCGCTGCGGAGGTGCTCCACGCACTCGGCGGCCACCTCGGCCGGGGTGTGCACCCGGCGCCGGTCCCGGATCTGCAGGCTGTTCCAGTACAGCCGGCCGATGCAGCGCGCGGAGTTGCGCCAGGCCACCTTCGCGCCCCAGGTCAGCTCCTCCGGGGTGTGCCGGTAGGTGCCCGTGCGGTCGATCTCCATGAGGACCTGGCGGACCCGCTCGGTCAGGTCGACGGCGGCGCGCGGGTTCTCCCGGGAGAAGGCCTCCAGGAAGGAGATGGCCTCACCGTGGTCCACCGGACGCCACTGGGGGTAGGGGCTCCGCGGCCGCTGGGGGGCGAGCGACGGATACGCCGGGAGGGGTGGGTGTGCGGGCGGTTCCGGGGTTGCTGCGGTGTGGGACATGTTCTCTTCCGCTGGAGCGCCGGATCGGGGACGGCGACGGACGTGACGGTGGTGACGGAAGTGCGTGTGCGGGACGCGTGGGGACGGCGTCTCCTCAGCGGTGCGGCCCGGGAGCCTGGACCGCTCTTCGCCAGTCCGGCTGTTCCTGTGACCACTCCTCGTGCGCCGCTTCCTGGGCGAGGCGGGACTCCTCGTGGGCGCGGGCGTCCGCGTACCCCCGGGCGGCCTCGTAGCCGCGGGCGGCCTCGTATCCCCGGGCCGCCTCGTAGCCCCGGGCGGCGGCGCCCGGCGCGGGGCCGGGACGCGGCTGGG
Coding sequences:
- a CDS encoding nitric oxide synthase oxygenase, giving the protein MDHGEAISFLEAFSRENPRAAVDLTERVRQVLMEIDRTGTYRHTPEELTWGAKVAWRNSARCIGRLYWNSLQIRDRRRVHTPAEVAAECVEHLRSAWRGGRIRPTITIFPADAPDGPLVRIWNDQLIRYAGYLTPDGHRIGDGQYTRFTSLVGALGWRGAGTPFDVLPLLIETRQGVSLHPVPRDAVAEVRLSHPEFPWFADLGLRWHAVPAISNMRLEIGGVSYSAAPFNGWYMETEIGARNLVDPHRYNVLPLLGRMMGLDMSAERTLWRDRALIELNRAVLHSFDEQGVAITDHHTESQRFLQHLRKEEAAGRVCPADWSWIVPPVSGGLTPVYHRYYDQADLRPAFFLDPEARMRGAGEWPLPPLARPESPGGFPGAPMAAGGAFAHGVAANGARPAPGCPMAH
- a CDS encoding SRPBCC family protein — protein: MATIEESVTVDVPVRTAYDQWTQFEEFPRFMEGVERIEQRGDRNTHWVTKVGGVEREFDAEITEQIPDERVAWTSRSGPKQAGVVTFHRLDADHTRVMLQLEHEPEGVVEKAGDLLGVTKHRVKGDLKRFKEFIEARGHETGAWRGEL